The Oscillospiraceae bacterium genome contains a region encoding:
- a CDS encoding two-component sensor histidine kinase, with the protein MEINLYLLLSLLIALLVISYLLGKLHRVRGQLFLIRDALNDIKAGNLNRRVLTRESDLTKQICYDINEIAMSSQSRLIQQKQSEQAYKRLMTSLSHDVKTPLASLVGYLEAVESKMVTGAEQEEYIRVAMEKAHHLKDFVTALFEWVKLDAGEQIFHFEVCDLNELSRDIMADWVPLLENHDLSYEIEIPETEYMTRVDSTAYTRILNNLLQNILTHSAASKVFLTVTETEQQAKIVVADNGNGIAASDLLHIFERMYQCDHSRSAKGNGLGLSIAKELVSIHKGTITAASVPGNGTTFIIILPKAL; encoded by the coding sequence ATGGAGATTAACCTTTATCTATTGTTGTCTTTATTGATTGCCTTGCTGGTAATCAGCTATCTTCTGGGAAAACTTCACCGTGTCCGTGGTCAGCTTTTTCTTATTAGGGATGCCCTAAACGATATAAAAGCCGGGAATTTGAATCGCCGTGTATTGACACGGGAAAGCGACCTGACAAAACAAATCTGTTATGATATTAACGAGATTGCCATGAGCAGCCAATCTCGGCTTATACAGCAAAAGCAATCCGAACAGGCTTATAAACGGCTTATGACAAGCCTTTCCCATGATGTAAAAACCCCTCTTGCTTCTCTGGTTGGATATTTGGAGGCTGTGGAAAGCAAGATGGTAACAGGAGCTGAGCAGGAAGAATACATTCGGGTGGCTATGGAAAAAGCCCACCACCTGAAAGATTTTGTGACCGCCCTGTTTGAATGGGTGAAGCTGGATGCCGGGGAACAGATTTTTCATTTTGAGGTCTGCGACCTGAATGAGCTTTCCCGTGACATCATGGCTGATTGGGTGCCGCTGCTGGAAAACCACGATCTTAGCTATGAAATTGAGATACCCGAAACAGAATACATGACACGGGTTGACTCTACCGCCTACACTCGTATTCTCAATAATTTACTGCAAAATATCCTGACGCACAGTGCTGCAAGCAAAGTTTTCCTGACCGTGACTGAAACGGAGCAGCAGGCAAAAATCGTTGTTGCTGATAACGGCAATGGGATTGCCGCCTCTGATCTCCTGCATATCTTTGAACGGATGTATCAATGTGATCACTCCCGTTCTGCCAAAGGGAACGGGCTGGGCCTTTCGATTGCCAAAGAGTTAGTCAGTATTCATAAAGGAACGATTACAGCCGCCAGTGTTCCCGGAAACGGAACAACCTTTATCATCATACTTCCGAAAGCTCTGTGA